GTTGTATTCTTGCATATTTATGATAAATAATAATTCATAATACCCTGCAAGACATCTAAATCTAAACAAAGTACAATACAATATATGAAACAAACACCATATAAAGCTAATCGAAAGCAAGAATTCAATCATATTTATTATATTAAAAAAATACTCATAAAGAGAAATACTGAAAAGTAGGGGGAGTTAAGACAACTCCCGAACATTTTTTCAAAAAGGGAGAAATATTAAGAAAATAATTTACCACTTTAAAAGATATCAAATCTCTCAAAGTACAATACAATATATGAAACAAAGACTATATAAACCTTATCGAAAGCAAGCACTCACTATTTAAAAAAAAAGGGAGTTAAAAAACTCCCTCGTGTGTTTTCAAATGGAAATTTAAAAAAATATTATACTTGCATAATACATACTTAAAGAGATAAATACTCTCAAAGTACAAATTAATCTATAAATTACATGATATATAAAGGTTATCGAGTGTAAACACTCACTTACAGTCATAATATATAAAAATAACTTTTAAAAATAATTATTTAAAAAAATGGTGTGAAAATAGGGAGTTTCAAACTCCCCGAATTAATAAAAGGGTATCGTATGAAGATTTAAAAATTTATTCCCTGAAAGACATCCACATCTTTCAAAGTACAAGTAAATATATTAAACTAGACACATATAAAGTTTTTCGCATGCAAGTACCTACTTGCATTTTAAATTATGAAATTAACATCCATTACCATTAAATTTTAAAATAAATAATGATAAAAACTGTTTCTAGAAAAATAAGAAAAATAAAGCTCATAAATGAAATGAGCTTACAATTTGAAACTATAATAATTCTTTTCTTAAGTCAATAGTGTCCTTTAAATCAGGACCTGTTGAGATGATGGTAACTGGCACTCCAGTTTCTGTTTGTATATCTTCAATGAAAGCCTTGGTTTCAGCAGACAACTCACTGTAATCCTGTACACGTGCACAGTCGAACAGTCTGTCAACACATGTCAATGCAATCTGGGTTGCACCGTTGATTCTACATGATTCCTTTGCAAGTTCCATATCAAAGTAGCCTATTCTTCTACGTCTTCCGGTAACGACACCGTATTCCTCAAGGCCTTTGCTTTCAGCTTCCTCTTGACTCATTTCGGTTGGGAAAGGTCCTTCTCCAACACGAGAAATATAAGATTTAAATACATTGATGACTTCATCTACTTTAGTTGGTCCTACACCCACATCCGCTGCAAAAGTTGATGCTGTGGTGTCTTTGCTTGTAACGAACGGATATGTTCCATAGTAAAGTGAAAGGGCAAAACCTTGTGATCCTTCAATAAATACCTCTTCACCGTTATCAATCGCTTCATTACATGCAAGGGATACATCAGTGATATATTCCTCAAGTTCCGGAATATCCTTAGCAAGGTCAATGGTTCTCAATACACGGTCAGAGTTTGCTGGTCCACATCCTGAACCGGTACTTCCTATCTTTTTGGCCAAATGTTCTGAAGCCTTATCCCTGTTCATGTGATCCTGTGAGATTATGGCACACCTAGGGTCTACAGACATCCTTTCTTTAATGTTATATTTCTTTAATTTTTCAAATTCATTAAATAATACATCCGGATTTACTAGCACTCCTGCACCGATCATGAGCTTAGCGCCGGTATGTACAAAACCTGATGGGGTTAATCTTAAACCGTACTTTTCCCCATTGAACTCAACAGAGTGTCCTGCATTCGGTCCAACACCTGCACGGGCAATAATGTCCGGTTTGTCATTGTCACATAGGTAAGTGATACATTTTCCTTTACCTTCATCTCCCCATGCTCCTCCAACTAAAATACTACAAGTCATCTTATAACTCCTTTAAATATCAATAATCGAAAATTTTGTAAAATTTTCAAACAGTTATATTATATAATTAAATGTTTAAAAAACTTTTGGATAATTATATAATACTAAAAAATGTATAATACCTAAAATGAAATATATGCAAAATTATCAGACATGCATTAAATTAAAAAAACAGCTGACAATCCCAATAGTTAATTAGAAAAAGTTAAATGAAATATCTATTAAATCGATATTTTTAATAGATATCAATAAATGTAGATTAAATTATTTTTTAGTATACATCAGCGGATGATTTTCGCACATAGGGTCCTTAATGAGATTTCTTTTCAAGTGATAATTTAAAAAGTAAAGCATCCAATCATTGGAAAGTTCCCTTAATGAAGCATCATCGAGCCTTTCAAAAGGAGTGAAGAAATCCATACGATTTCCGCCCACCACAAACGCAAGCTCTTTTGTTTTAACCATCATGAAAAAGTCATTGCGAATATTGTGAATACTGAAATCTTCAACGCTTGAAACGGTTTTTTCACTTTTGTAATCATGGAAAAAAGTATTTAAATATTCAAAATCAATGAATCTGATTTCCTCAACCTTAAAATAAACATCCTCACTAAGCAGCTGATTTTTAAAATTATATTTGGACAAAAATTCAATATCCCAAATGTTATTGTAAAATACAGTAAAGAAGGAATCCTCAGCGAAACGAACTGTCAGTGACATGTCCTCATTTGATTTGGGGTTTCCAATCTCAACATCCTTAAATTCAATATAAATAGAATCATGAGCTATTTCTATGGCAGTCCATTTACCTGAATTGATTAAAACATCACGAATTAATTTTAAAGATCGTATATTCATTCTGACACCTGACTAGCTACAAAAGCATCATATGCTCCTTCAATTTCATATTCTTTTTCATCATCGTATGATTTATCCCATTTAAAGGGATTGATTTCAATTTGATTGTTAACTGTCTCGTCCCAGACAACATTAAAGTTCTCATCCTTCAGACATCTGGAAACGATTTTACCGATTTCCAATGCATCACCCTCATCATTTTCAAAGTCCCCAAAGGTTATCTTCAGGTTTTCGTCGAAAATTGAATCCTCGACATCCTCAAAGGTATAAAAACAAAAGCCCTTGGGGTCGAACTTATTGTTCAGGAGATGAACGCGCAATTCAAATGCATCGGTCACGCCTTCCGAGATATCATAGCCGCAATTGTGGATGGAAACGATACCTTCTGAGGAAAGTTTTTTAAATGCATTGTCCAATTTGGAAAAGTTATCATTGGATGAATCTGCCAAGGGAATATTGAATTTGGAAAAATCAATTTCCTCTTCGATAAACTGATCCTCCAATATTTCCACAATTTCCTCAACATCGAAAAAACCTGATTTGGAAAGCAAATCAATCATATACTCGATTTCTTCGACCAAATCAGAATCCATATTATCACTCTTCATCTTCACCGAACATCAATATACGTGTGACATTTCCCCTTTCGGTAAATCCGGCCATCACACGTGCCTCACCAATCTTTGCAAGGGCAAACTCATCATGAGGTTTGTAACCGTAACCTTTAAGTTTGGTGTAGGCTTCAAATGCAATTCTTGGATAAATGCTGAAATTCTTCTGGAATGTATAAAATGTATTTCTAAATTTTATGACGGAGTTGTTCTCTTTGATTGAATCGGATTTAATCAACACGAAAATTTCCAAACCTTCTTCGGAAACCGCATAATATGCATCCATATTCAAAATACCAACTGCAGTCATTGCAAGAGCATGACAGTCGTCATAGATTGCATTGAGCAGAGGTGTTTTAAATTCAGATATGTCGAATTCTTCACCGATTTCCTTTAGCTGACATGCGGAGGTTATCAAGTCCTTTCCAAATATGTCCTCATTATCCCATGCCCATGACCATTGGTTGGAATCTTCCATGAAAAAACCTAAAATCTGTACAGGAAAAGTGATATCTCCAAAGGTGATTTCACCTTTTTCAATATCCAAATCCCCAACAGTTTCACCTATCATTTCGGATAAATTTTCTTGTTTATCTAAAGCTAAAGCACCATATTTTGATAAAACTACTTTAAATGTATCTTCTGGTTCAATAGTTATTGGCTTCTCTATTGTTTTCAATTATAACACCTAAAATTCTAATTTTGAAATTCTATCCATTGCCTCTTTGGTATTTTCCAGAGTATTGAATGCAGTGAGTCTTAAGTAACCTTCACCGCTAGGACCGAATCCTGAACCTGGAGTACCGACAACGTTTGCTTCATTCAATAAGATATCGAAGAAGTCCCAGGAATCCATATCGTTTGGAGTTTTAACCCAAATGTACGGGGAACTTACACCACCATATACCTCAAGACCGAGGTCGGTTAAGCTTTCACGGATGATTTTGGCGTTTTCCATGTAATAGTCAACAACTTCCCTGATTTGCTTTTGACCTTCAGGAGAGTAGGTAGCTTCAGCAGCCCTTTGAACAGGATAGGATGCACCATTGAACTTTGTGGTTTGTCTTCTGTTCCACAATGGGTTGATTTCCACTTCATTGCCTTCACTGTCATATCCCATCAGTTCTTTAGGAACAACTGTGTATGCGCAACGGGTTCCGGTAAATCCTGCGGTTTTTGAGAAACTCTTGAATTCAATAGCAACTTCTTTTGCACCTTCAATTTCATAGATACTGTGAGGTACGTTTTCCTCATTTATGAATACTTCGTAAGCAGCATCAAACAAGATTATTGCCTTGTTTTCTTTTGCATAATCAACAAATACTTTCAATTGATCTTTGGTTAATGTTGTACCTGTAGGGTTGTTAGGATAACACAGGTAGATTATGTCCACAGGTTCGTCAGGCAATTCAGGAATGAAT
This is a stretch of genomic DNA from uncultured Methanobrevibacter sp.. It encodes these proteins:
- a CDS encoding DUF6891 domain-containing protein, whose product is MDSDLVEEIEYMIDLLSKSGFFDVEEIVEILEDQFIEEEIDFSKFNIPLADSSNDNFSKLDNAFKKLSSEGIVSIHNCGYDISEGVTDAFELRVHLLNNKFDPKGFCFYTFEDVEDSIFDENLKITFGDFENDEGDALEIGKIVSRCLKDENFNVVWDETVNNQIEINPFKWDKSYDDEKEYEIEGAYDAFVASQVSE
- a CDS encoding LL-diaminopimelate aminotransferase, with the protein product MAVKINENYLKLKSSYLFVEVARREQEFVKNNPDANIIKMGIGDVTKPLVPAVIEAFRNAVDEMADGETFMGYGPEQGYGFLAEAIIKNDYNKYGIDLDTSEVFISDGAKCDTGNIQEIFGIDNKIAVTDPVYTVYVDTNVMAGRTGEMGDDGMYEGLTYLKCNAENGFIPELPDEPVDIIYLCYPNNPTGTTLTKDQLKVFVDYAKENKAIILFDAAYEVFINEENVPHSIYEIEGAKEVAIEFKSFSKTAGFTGTRCAYTVVPKELMGYDSEGNEVEINPLWNRRQTTKFNGASYPVQRAAEATYSPEGQKQIREVVDYYMENAKIIRESLTDLGLEVYGGVSSPYIWVKTPNDMDSWDFFDILLNEANVVGTPGSGFGPSGEGYLRLTAFNTLENTKEAMDRISKLEF
- a CDS encoding DUF6882 domain-containing protein, giving the protein MKTIEKPITIEPEDTFKVVLSKYGALALDKQENLSEMIGETVGDLDIEKGEITFGDITFPVQILGFFMEDSNQWSWAWDNEDIFGKDLITSACQLKEIGEEFDISEFKTPLLNAIYDDCHALAMTAVGILNMDAYYAVSEEGLEIFVLIKSDSIKENNSVIKFRNTFYTFQKNFSIYPRIAFEAYTKLKGYGYKPHDEFALAKIGEARVMAGFTERGNVTRILMFGEDEE
- a CDS encoding adenylosuccinate synthetase codes for the protein MTCSILVGGAWGDEGKGKCITYLCDNDKPDIIARAGVGPNAGHSVEFNGEKYGLRLTPSGFVHTGAKLMIGAGVLVNPDVLFNEFEKLKKYNIKERMSVDPRCAIISQDHMNRDKASEHLAKKIGSTGSGCGPANSDRVLRTIDLAKDIPELEEYITDVSLACNEAIDNGEEVFIEGSQGFALSLYYGTYPFVTSKDTTASTFAADVGVGPTKVDEVINVFKSYISRVGEGPFPTEMSQEEAESKGLEEYGVVTGRRRRIGYFDMELAKESCRINGATQIALTCVDRLFDCARVQDYSELSAETKAFIEDIQTETGVPVTIISTGPDLKDTIDLRKELL